From one Bacteroides fragilis NCTC 9343 genomic stretch:
- a CDS encoding AbgT family transporter has translation MKSKWRMPHPATMFFLFTLAVIFLSWIFDIYGLRVQLPQTGAEIRVQSLLSPEGIRWMLRNAITNFTGFAPLGMVLIAMFGIGVAQHSGFIDACVRQGVKNRKNTKRIILWVIILGLLSNIVGDAGYIILLPIAATLFYSVGLNPVAGIITAYVSVSCGYSANVVLSTMDPLIARTTQEAAIDSGVYQGNTGPLCNYYFMSVSTFVIGAIIYRITCKRLIPSLGQYEGKQIFEGYKQLSRKERRAMTMAIVMGMLYAAIILWATFSSWGILRGVNGGLIRSPFIMGILFLLSLGAAIMGMVYGFSSGRYRSDNDVIEGLAQPMKLLGGYLVIAFFAAQMFACLEYSHLDKCVAIIGANLLSSVQADPLWTLILFILFTATINLIMVSATAKWAFMAFIFVPVFARMGIEPDMTQCAFRIGDSATNAITPFMFYMPLVLTYMQQYDKQATYGSLLKYTWRYSVYILIGWTMLLFIWYLTGLPLGL, from the coding sequence ATGAAGAGTAAATGGCGTATGCCACATCCGGCAACGATGTTCTTCCTGTTTACGCTGGCAGTCATCTTTCTATCCTGGATATTCGATATTTATGGATTAAGGGTGCAACTACCACAGACAGGAGCAGAGATTCGTGTACAAAGTCTGCTGAGTCCGGAGGGTATTCGCTGGATGTTGCGAAATGCAATTACTAATTTCACAGGATTTGCACCATTGGGAATGGTGCTAATAGCAATGTTTGGTATCGGGGTAGCTCAACATTCCGGTTTTATTGATGCTTGTGTCCGGCAAGGGGTGAAAAATCGAAAAAATACCAAGAGGATCATCCTGTGGGTGATTATTCTTGGATTGCTATCGAATATAGTAGGAGATGCAGGTTATATAATATTGCTTCCGATAGCAGCCACTTTGTTTTATTCGGTAGGATTAAATCCGGTAGCGGGAATTATTACCGCATATGTTTCGGTTTCCTGTGGCTACAGTGCCAATGTAGTGCTGAGCACCATGGACCCATTAATTGCCCGTACGACACAGGAAGCAGCCATTGATTCCGGAGTATATCAGGGAAATACGGGACCATTGTGCAATTATTATTTTATGTCTGTCTCTACATTCGTCATCGGAGCCATAATTTACAGGATAACCTGCAAACGACTGATTCCTTCTCTGGGACAATATGAGGGGAAACAGATATTTGAAGGCTATAAACAATTGTCACGCAAAGAACGCCGGGCCATGACAATGGCAATCGTTATGGGAATGCTTTATGCTGCAATCATTTTATGGGCCACTTTTTCTTCCTGGGGTATCTTGCGTGGAGTAAATGGAGGGCTGATACGTTCACCATTCATTATGGGGATTTTGTTCTTATTGTCTCTGGGAGCTGCTATTATGGGAATGGTCTATGGGTTTAGTTCCGGACGCTACCGTTCGGATAACGATGTGATAGAAGGATTGGCACAACCCATGAAATTATTAGGTGGCTATCTCGTTATTGCCTTTTTTGCAGCCCAGATGTTTGCTTGCTTGGAATATTCACATTTAGATAAATGTGTGGCTATCATAGGTGCCAATTTACTGTCTTCTGTGCAGGCAGATCCTTTATGGACTTTGATTTTATTTATATTGTTCACCGCAACCATTAATCTGATTATGGTTTCTGCTACTGCTAAGTGGGCATTTATGGCATTTATCTTCGTACCGGTATTTGCACGAATGGGGATTGAACCGGATATGACACAATGTGCTTTCCGGATAGGTGACAGCGCAACTAATGCTATCACTCCATTCATGTTCTATATGCCTTTAGTGTTGACCTACATGCAACAGTATGATAAGCAAGCCACTTATGGTTCACTCTTAAAATACACTTGGCGATATTCGGTATATATACTGATAGGCTGGACAATGTTACTTTTTATTTGGTACTTAACTGGCTTACCTTTAGGATTATAG